From Camelina sativa cultivar DH55 chromosome 7, Cs, whole genome shotgun sequence, one genomic window encodes:
- the LOC104701666 gene encoding protein ALTERED XYLOGLUCAN 4-like, protein MGLKEQQNCLNQRKIIVFLFLAFIPIALFRLCFNNPFSSIDDTSLQDSSPHVVITSFSSSSSSQEEDTQESTDRVKDESSCDYTQGKWDRDEIGPLYNGSTCGTIKDGQNCFRHGRPDSSYLYWKWKPNQCDIPRFDANRFLDLMRDKHLAFIGDSMARNQLESLMCLLSTVSSPDLVYRNGDDNKFRRWRFESHNVTVSVYWSPFLVAGLEKSGNLDHNVLHLDRVDERWGKDLERIDTVVVSVGHWFLHPAVYYESGSVLGCHSCEASNCTEVGFYDVFRKAIRTTLKAVARSRREVILTTFSPSHFEGRPWDSLGACNMTEPYEGKVLEGLDLDMRQIEMEEFTAAKAAAGEVRLEALDVTAMSVLRPDGHPGPYMYPFPFKNGVPERVHNDCLHWCLPGPVDTWNEIMIEMLRRWRV, encoded by the exons ATGGGATTAAAAGAGCAACAGAATTGTCTGAATCAGAGGAAgatcatagtttttttattcttagCTTTTATACCAATAGCTCTGTTTCGACTCTGTTTTAATAATCCATTCTCCTCCATTGATGACACCTCTCTCCAAGACTCTTCACCTCACGTGGTCATCActagcttctcttcttcttcttcttctcaag AAGAGGATACTCAAGAGAGTACTGATCGTGTAAAGGACGAATCTTCATGCGATTATACGCAAGGGAAATGGGACAGGGACGAGATTGGTCCACTCTACAATGGTTCAACCTGCGGAACAATTAAAGATGGTCAGAACTGTTTCCGCCATGGTAGGCCTGATTCCAGTTATCTTTATTGGAAATGGAAACCGAACCAATGCGATATACCGAGATTCGACGCAAACCGGTTTCTTGATCTTATGAGAGATAAGCATCTAGCTTTTATCGGTGACTCCATGGCTAGAAACCAGCTTGAGTCTCTTATGTGCTTGCTCTCTACAGTCTCTAGTCCCGATCTCGTGTATAGAAACGGAGACGACAATAAATTCAGAAGATGGCGTTTCGAATCTCACAACGTCACGGTCTCGGTTTACTGGTCCCCGTTTTTGGTGGCCGGTTTGGAGAAATCGGGAAACTTGGACCACAATGTATTGCACCTAGACCGCGTGGATGAGAGATGGGGCAAGGATTTAGAACGTATTGATACTGTCGTTGTCTCAGTGGGACATTGGTTTCTGCATCCGGCGGTTTACTACGAGTCCGGTTCGGTTTTGGGATGTCATTCTTGTGAAGCAAGCAACTGTACCGAGGTAGGGTTTTACGATGTGTTTAGAAAAGCGATAAGAACAACGTTGAAAGCGGTGGCTAGAAGTCGCCGTGAGGTTATCTTGACGACTTTTTCGCCGTCACATTTCGAAGGCCGGCCTTGGGATAGTCTCGGCGCGTGTAACATGACAGAGCCGTACGAAGGGAAGGTGTTAGAAGGTTTGGACTTGGACATGCGCCAAATAGAGATGGAGGAGTTTACAGCGGCTAAAGCGGCCGCGGGGGAGGTGAGGTTAGAGGCGTTGGACGTGACGGCTATGTCGGTGTTGAGACCAGACGGACATCCTGGTCCGTACATGTATCCGTTCCCGTTCAAGAACGGTGTACCGGAAAGAGTGCATAATGATTGTCTCCATTGGTGTCTGCCTGGACCGGTCGACACGTGGAACGAGATTATGATCGAGATGTTGCGGCGATGGAGGGTCTAA
- the LOC104701665 gene encoding WAT1-related protein At1g70260 yields MELKVRRDEFVPFVAMAIMEACTIALTIMAKTALTGGMSPFVFVVYTNAFGSILLLPFSFFFHRNDRTEQSIFSWPLLVRVFFLGFTGIFMFQNLAFVGLSFSSPIVLCAMGLQIPSFSFLLSILLGRSKLDWRNTSTRAKMMGTIISLSGAFVEELYKGPFIRPASSASPTRFLKSIPKLLVYYNLPDNWFLGCIFLAAAIFSVSLFNVVQTGTVKKYPHVMKVASFYSIVGTIQCLIFSLYMERDLSAWKIQPNFDLYLIIATGTFGSVIRTSVHVKCTQMKGPSYVPLFKPFGIFWATLFGTSFFVNSLHYGSVLGAAIGGVGYYTVSWGQLKESEEKQNPNDERKSIKTIHSRKEDEYKVPLLTNQEDSPV; encoded by the exons ATGGAGTTGAAAGTTAGAAGGGATGAGTTCGTGCCGTTTGTCGCAATGGCGATAATGGAAGCATGCACTATTGCTCTAACGATTATGGCAAAGACGGCGTTGACGGGAGGAATGAGTCCTTTTGTGTTCGTCGTTTACACAAATGCTTTTGGATCTATTCTTCTTCtgcctttttctttcttcttccacagGAATGACAG AACTGAACAATCTATCTTCTCTTGGCCACTTCTCGTTCGTGTTTTCTTTCTAGGCTTCACCGG GATATTTATGTTCCAAAACTTGGCATTCGTGGGACTAAGTTTCAGCTCACCCATAGTCTTATGTGCAATGGGATTGCAAATCCCTTCCTTCTCCTTCCTACTCTCTATTCTTCTCGG AAGGAGCAAATTGGATTGGAGAAACACGAGTACGAGGGCTAAAATGATGGGAACAATAATCTCATTAAGCGGAGCTTTTGTTGAAGAGTTGTACAAAGGTCCCTTCATAAGACCAGCTTCGTCTGCTTCCCCAACTCGTTTTCTTAAATCAATCCCTAAACTTTTGGTCTACTACAACCTCCCCGACAATTGGTTTCTCGGCTGTATATTTTTGGCCGCCGCCATTTTTTCTGTCTCCCTCTTCAATGTTGTTCAG ACAGGGACGGTGAAAAAGTATCCACATGTAATGAAGGTGGCTTCGTTTTACAGCATAGTTGGGACGATCCAGTGTCTAATATTCTCGTTATATATGGAAAGAGACCTAAGTGCATGGAAGATCCAACCTAACTTCGATCTTTACCTCATTATCGCTACg GGAACATTTGGAAGTGTGATACGAACAAGTGTACACGTAAAGTGCACCCAAATGAAAGGACCTTCTTACGTGCCATTATTCAAACCCTTTGGTATCTTTTGGGCAACACTTTTTGGCACCAGCTTCTTCGTCAACAGTCTTCACTACGGGAG TGTGTTAGGAGCAGCCATAGGTGGTGTGGGATACTATACAGTGTCTTGGGGACAATTGAAGGAAAgcgaagaaaaacaaaatccgaACGATGAAAGAAAATCCATCAAAACTATTCATTCTCGCAAAGAAGATGAATACAAAGTTCCATTGCTTACTAATCAGGAAGACAGTCCTGTGTGA
- the LOC109125650 gene encoding uncharacterized protein LOC109125650 → MYHPHVRLHHNFKVLSLNKKAMEESKKYKRMGMKQTMNNKKKNNNKTSHGSGLLQMKVRRLQILIPGGVRCNHPDLLLLKTVDYIVQLKLKLKVLKALSDMYSL, encoded by the coding sequence ATGTACCACCCGCACGTTCGTTTGCATCACAACTTCAAAGTGTTGTCATTAAACAAAAAGGCAATGGAAGAGTCGAAGAAATACAAGAGGATGGGAATGAAGCAGACGatgaataataagaagaagaacaacaacaaaacgaGTCATGGATCCGGGTTGCTCCAAATGAAGGTGAGGAGGCTCCAAATACTGATACCGGGAGGGGTAAGATGCAACCACCCGGATCTTCTTTTATTAAAGACCGTTGATTATATTGTGCAATTGAAGTTGAAGCTAAAGGTCCTTAAAGCACTCTCCGATATGTATTCTCTTTGA
- the LOC104704799 gene encoding F-box protein At2g16450-like: MKKSSSPISLINYLILEILSRLPSKSVARFHCVSKLWDSMLGSPYFKELFMTRSSAKQRLLFAIHENGVWSFFSSPQSSSTLVADAEFHVKFSPKDLKISYCADIRKFSCGYASGLLYMYGDRYEARPVKCNPIIGRYAILPNRYTYRRAYSFFGFDPIDKQHKALSMAYPFGPGHHKILTFGDGDMMITNTLQPVEIQCFGEEVKNCCSVLTFLNHVEDLDVNDINYSNQYILHWRRQNIWDHQIQNQTDQKGQGEEDRDKIGVR, translated from the exons ATGAAGAAGTCATCATCTCCCATATCACTGATTAATTATCTCATACTGGAGATCTTGTCGAGATTGCCTTCAAAGTCAGTCGCGAGGTTTCATTGCGTATCGAAGCTATGGGATTCAATGTTGGGTAGTCCATATTTCAAGGAGCTGTTCATGACCAGATCCTCGGCTAAGCAGCGTCTCTTATTCGCCATCCACGAAAACGGTGTGTGGAGCTTCTTCTCGTCACCTCAGTCGTCGTCGACTCTTGTAGCAGACGCCGAATTTCATGTGAAGTTCTCTCCAAAAGATCTAAAGATCTCTTATTGTGCTGACATAAGAAAATTTTCATGTGGCTACGCCTCTGGCTTGCTCTATATGTATGGTGATCGATACGAAGCTAGACCTGTGAAATGTAACCCCATCATAGGACGGTATGCGATCTTACCTAATCGGTATACTTACAGAAGGGCTTATAGCTTTTTTGGGTTTGACCCGATTGACAAACAACATAAGGCATTGTCCATGGCTTATCCATTTGGTCCTGGTCATCATAAAATTCTTACATTTGGAGATGGAGATATGATGATCAC GAACACTCTCCAACCTGTTGAGATCCAATGTTTTGGTGAAGAAGTTAAGAACTGTTGTAGCGTTCTCACTTTTCTAAACCACGTAGAGGATCTTGACGTTAACGACATAAACTACTCAAATCAGTACATCCTCCATTGGAGAAGGCAGAATATATGGGACCATCAGATTCAGAATCAGACTGATCAGAAGggacaaggagaagaagatagagacaaGATTGGAGTTAGGTGA